GGCTCTTTTCTATTGCTATCACCCGGGCCTTTCCATGGACGGCTATCGGCAGGCTCAGGTGCCCTATTCCCGCGAACATGTCCACCACAAGTTCCCCTGGCTTCGCGACCTTTGCCATTCTAACGCGCTCCTTGACGTTGGCCGGGGAGAACATTATCCTTGCCACGTCGAGCTTGTATCTGATCCCGTTCTCGATGTGCACTGTTATCGTGTCTTTGCCGTAGAGAACCTCGTAGTTCGTCTCGCGGAACTCGCCACCTATGCGCCCCTTCCTGAGGACGGTCTTGACGCCGAGAACTTCCGCGTAGACCTCCGCTATGCGGTGCTTGTAGGGTTCGAGCTCGGGGCGGATGGGAAGAATCAGCACGTCCCCTATCCGGACCCAGTGCTTTGGGAGTATCTTCACAAGCTCCTCCGGGAGTTCCCTTGAGAGTATCTCCCTGATGCGGGGCTTTATCAGTTGCGTCTTCGTCATCGGGCTTACTCAGGCCGGAAACTTTAAAAAACCTTCTCCGGTCATTTCGGCAAAAAGCGATGAGAAATCCTTAAAAACCCAAAGGACGAATTTAAACCGAGAAATCCTCCGGAGGTCGATGAGGAGTATGGATGAGGAGCCTTCAAGTAGTTGGTTTTCCCGCCTGTTTAAGTCACGTGAAAAACCCGCCCTTCTTGAGCAGAAGCTGAGCCGTGAGGCATACGAGGACTACCGGCAGCTTCTAATGAAAGCCCGCCCAGAGGTGAACGGCTCGAAGCTCACCATCAGGCTCTCAAACGGAACCGTTGAGCTTGAGCATGGTGTCCTGCGCGTTAAAGCCCGGAACAGGAAGACCGCGGAAAAAATACTCCGCAACCTGCACCACTACGAGCAGCCGCCGAGCCTCTGGCCTGCTTACGGTCTGAGCTACTCGCTCAAGAGGAAGAAGGGCACCATACTCTGATTTCGCTCTCTCTATTCCGGCCTTCTTTCCCCAAAGATTTAAATGGTGGGTTAGTCTTAACTCTCCAAGCGGATGACGACCCTTGCCCAGTCTGATGGGTGATGACGTCGGTATTAGCTGACGCAGGGGCGGCGAGGTTCGCGGGCCGATGACCCGCCCCGTCTCTGGAGGGAATGGAATGGCGGCTAATGAGAATCACAACGAAAACGACGGGTTCATCGAGTTTTATGCCAGCGAGGCCTTAACCTGCCAGAGGAGGATATACTTCAGGCTGAAGGGCTATCCCGAGAGATGGCCGGAGTTCGTTAGAGTAAGGCTGAATCAGGGGATAAACACCCACAACGTTCTCGGGGAGATTCTGGAGAGACGGTTCGGTTTTGAGCTTGAGAAGCACATGATACTCCGCTCCAACCGGCTTGGTTTTGAGATACACGGAAGGGTCGATGCCATACGGGACTTCCCCATCGAGATAAAAGGAAAAACAAGCCTCCCGAAGAACCCCTACGACTACCACCTGGCCCAGCTCAACATATACCTCCGCTGGGCCGAGGCGGAGTACGGCTATCTCTACTACATCAAGCTCCACGAGGAGCCCATGAAGGTCATCAGCAGGATAGACTTCTCCCGTTTCCCCATCGTCAAGGGGCCGAACTTCAAGGCGTTTGAGGTTCCCTACGACGGCAAGCTCTTCAGGGAGACGCTGAAGCACTTCTACTCCGTCAAGCGTGCGTACGAGAAAGGAAAGCCCCCTGAGGGATGGAACAACTATACCTGCAGGTTCTGTCCGTACAGGTATCTGTGCTATCCGGATGGAGAGTGAAAGTGCCTGGTGTTGTTAATCACAAACTTTCGGGGAAAGTCTGTGGTTGCTAATCACAAACTTTAAGAAGTTCAAAGCCAAGTTCAAATCATGCGGGTTGAAGAGATTAAGAGAGTGCTGGTTTCTCAGAGGGAGGAGATGGAAGAGTTCATGAGAAGGGAACGGATAGTCCCAAGGGAGCCTGAAAATAGAGTTATAAACCTAATATCCTCAGGTGGAATACTTGCTATCCTGGGCGTCAGACGCTCCGGGAAATCTGTTCTCTCTTGGCGGGCAAGCGGGGAGAAAAAGCTCTACGTGAACTTCTTTGATGAGAGGTTATCCAATTTTAAGGCAAATGATTTTGAAAGGCTCTTGAACGCGGCGAGGCAGCTCTGGGGAGAGCCGGAGTTCATAGTCCTCGACGAGGTGCAGGAGATAACTGGATGGGAACGGTTCGTTTCGAGGTTGGGGCTGAATTATAAAGTCATAGTGACCGGTTCCTCATCGAGGCTCCTCTCGGGAGAGCTGGGAACGTATTTAACTGGGAGACATATTGACTTAACACTCTTTCCTTTCTCCTTCAGGGAGTTCCTGCGCTTCAGAGGCCTTGATCTGGAACCTGAATGGGTCTATTCCGACAGAACTGTATCCAGGGTAATTTCCATGCTCGAGGAGTACCTTGAGACTGGTGGATTCCCTGAGTCTGTCAGATTTGGAAAGGTTTATCTGTCACTTATATACAGGGACATAGTCGAAAGGGATGTGATGCTCAGGCATTCGGTGAGGCACAGAAGTGCCCTTAGGGAGCTGGCCAGATACCTTATGTCAAATTACTCCAGCGAGTTCACGTATTCCAGACTCGGATCATTGGTCGGCATCAGGGATGTCCACACCGTCAGAGATTACGTATCATACCTCGAAGAAGCCTATCTGCTCTTTCAGGTCAGGAGGTTCTCCTTCAAGCCAAAGGCTCAGCTCAATTCCCCCCGTAAAGTCTATCCCGTTGATGTGGGGCTCGCCAGAACTCTATCTATGAAAGCTCATCCGGAAAAGGGCAGGATAATTGAGCTTGCGGTATACCTTGAGCTGATGAGGAGAATGAGTTATTCCTTTACTCCCGGCGAGATTTTCTACTGGAGGGATGAGAAGGGTGAAGTTGACTTTATACTCAAACTCAACGGTGAGCTTCTCCCAATTCAAGTGACGTATCAACTGGATGGAAACACCGATAGGGAGATTGGGAACATAATTCGTGTGGCAAAATTGCTCAGGATCCAGAGAGGTTTGGTGGTCACGTGGGAAGATGAGGAAGAGATAACCTGGGAGGGGGTTAAAATAGACGTGGTCCCCCTCTGGAAGTTCCTCACAGTTTTCAATCCCCTCTAATCCTCCACTTCAGCCCCATATCTATTACCGCTTCTATTCCTTCCTCGTTGTAGAGCTGGGCTATAAAGGCCCTCAGCGGGACGAGGTTCAGTGCAAGCTTCTGGGGGGTGGGTTTCACCCCGTAGTGCTCCATAATCCGGAGGGCCAGCTCGTCGATGCTCATCGGTGTTCTGAGGAGTTCGGGTATGAGGCTCTCCACCTCTTCGACGCGCTCACGGTTGAAGTCGAGCAGTTCAATCGCCTCCTCACCCTTCACGGCCTTTCCATGGGAGGGTATGAGCAGGAAGCCTTTCTCTGCATAATTCTGTAATTCTTTAATTGAAGCTTTAAATAGTTCTGGATCGACGAGGTACGGAAGGCCGACGGCCTCTATCACCCTCTCACCGAAGAAAGAATCTCCCGCGTAGATGATGCCGTTCTCCTCGTCCAGAAAGCCCGTCATTCCCGGGGAGTGGCCGTTTAACTTGATGGCCTTTAAACCAAAGAGCACGTCTCCCCACTCGAAGACTGCGTGAACCTTAACCTCTTCCGAAAACTGGAAGACGAGGAATCCCTCCGGTGCCTTCGAGCCGAAGGTGAGAAGCTCCCTGTTGAGAGGGCTCTCGGCGATGGAGAACTCGAAGCGGTGGATGAAAAGCGGGGCATCTATCCGGGGCGCCACTGCCACATGGTCGGCATGTCCGTGGGTTGCGAGCTGGGCCTTTATCTCAAGCCCGAGCTTTCTGACCTCCCTCTTGAGGTCCTTGTGCCTCCCGCTTCCGTGACCGGGGTCAACGATGACCGCTCCCCCTTCGACCACCCTCACGAGGGTCGAGGGGCTTCCGGGATAAAGATACGCCGAATCACCCAGTTTCCTTAGCCCCATGATACCACCGGAGTGATTAGGGGGAGGAGGATAAAAGAGCATCGGAACCAAAGACTGAAAAAGAAGGGGAGAAATCAGACGTGCCTCGGGTAGAGGGTCTTCTTGCCCTCGTCCTTGGCCCTCTTGACGGCCTTCTCGATGAGAGCCTTGATCTCGGCCTCAAGGGCCTCGTAGAACTCTGGGTTAACCCTCATCTCGGGCTCTATAGCCTTAACGGCCTCCTTAACCTTGGACTTAACTATCAGCTCAGCCATTTCCACACACCTCCATCTCAGGCACCGCCCTCGGGCGGTTGCCAATTATTTTACCCCTCCGGGGTTTATAACCCTTCCTACGGTTGCTTGGGCGATGTCCGTCCCAACCCCTAATTCAGTGGTGCCCATTCGACGATATCTGCAAAAGGTTAAATTCCCTTAGGGAATAGAAGTTAACGGTGGTGTTATGGGAAAGGGAAGGCTCGTCCTGATCGACGGCGAGCATTACCCCGATGTCACCGCTTGGGCGGTGGAAAAGCTGGGTGATGTCTGCTGTGCCGTTTTTCTCGGCGGGAGCGAGAAGATTGGTAGCATTGATGAGATAGAGAGGAAGCTCGGTGTTAGGGTGTACTACGGTCACGATTACATTACGGCCCTGAGAAGGGCCCTGGAGGAGAACGGGATAACAGAGGTGGTGGATTTAAGCGATGAGCCCGTGCTTGACTATGAAGACCGCTTTAGGATAGCGTCTCTCTGCATGCTTTACGGCGTCCCTTACAGGGGGGCAGATTTCTACTTTACTCCCCGCAGGCTCAAAAGGACTCGAAAGCCCAGCCTGGCCGTTATCGGCACGGGAAAGAGAGTTGGAAAAACTGCAGTGAGCGGATTCATAGCGAGGACACTTAAGGAGATAGCCAGACCCGTGATAGTAACCATGGGACGTGGGGGCCCGGCTGAACCGGAGCTGATAGAGGGAGACAAGTTCGAGATAACCCCAGAGTTTCTCCTCAGGCTCGCCGAAAGCGGAAAGCATGCTGCCTCGGATCACTTTGAGGACGCACTAACTGCGAGGGTGACAACCATAGGTTGCCGTCGCTGTGGAGGAGGTATGGCTGGATTTTCCTTCTTTGACGTGATAGATGAGGGAATACGGCTGGCCGAGAGTCTCCCCAACGACCTCATAATCCTTGAGGGCAGCGGGGCAACTTTTCCCGCCTATCGCGCCGATGGCTACATCCTGATAACCAGCGCAAAGGGAAAGCTGGACTTCATCAGGGGCTACTTCGGCCCCTTCAGGGTGAGCCTCGCGGACATAGTGGTTGTCACCATGGCCGATTCGGTGAGCGAGGGACGCCTCAGGGCACTGAAGGAGGCTGTGAGGTCGATAAATCCTGACGCAGACGTTCACCTGACGACCCTGCGTTCGAGGCCCCTGGGAGACGTCTCGGGAAAAAGGCTCGGTCTCGTCATGACCTCCGGCGATGCCCTCCCGCGGGCTGGAGAATGGCTTGAGAAGCTGGGGGCGGAGATAGTGTGTGCCTCGGCCAACCTATCCAGAAGACAATTACTCCTGAAGGATCTGCAGGCCTTCAGAGGGATAGATGCGGTTGCGGTTGAACTCAAAGCTGCAGCCGTTGATGTTGTCACAAAATGGGCCTTGGAGAACGGAATAGAGGTAATCTATCTGGACAACGAGCCCGCTAACGTGGACGGGAAAGACCTGAGGGAGGCCATTCTTAAACTGGGACGTTCGATTCTGGAGGGAGGGAGATGATAATCGTCACCGACCCGGAGAGAAAGATACGTCTGCCCTTTTCGAGGGGCATTCTGACGCGCTCAATAACCCTCGCCGGCGTTGAGGTGGGTATAGCCTACATCATCGCGACGGAGGTTCAGAAGGAGCTCAACGAAGAGAGGCGCAAGCTTGTGACGACCGAGGAAATAAGAGAACTGACGTACAGGAAGCTCCTTGAGCACGGCCTCAGCGAAGCGGCGAAGCGCTACCTCTTCTGGCGCCAGCTCAGGAGGCTTAAGATACCCATAACCATACTCCTCGGAGGCGCAACGGGCGTCGGCAAATCGACGATAGCGACCGAGCTGGCCTTCCGCCTCGGTATAAGGAGCGTTATAGGCACGGATACGATAAGAGAGGTCATGAGGAAGATAATCGCCCCGGAACTGCTGCCCGATTTACATACATCATCGTTCCTTGCATGGAGGACGTTTCACAGCCCCCGGACCGGACGGTCTCCCCTAATAGACGGTTTTGAGAATCAGGTTCGGCACGTTTCGGTCGGCATAGCGGCTGTCCTAGAACGGGCATATAAAGAGGGCTTCAACGCAATAATCGAGGGCATTCACCTTGTCCCGGGCTACGTGGAGCTCAGGGAGAACAGCTTTATGTACGTGATAACGGTCAGCGGGAGAAAGGACTTGGAGGCCAGGTTCTACGAGAGAGCGCGCTATAGCAAGCGTCCGGCTGATTACTACTTGAAACACCTGGACGCGATAATCGAGATACAGGGATTTATCGTGGACAGGGCGAAGGAGCACGGAATCCCCATTATAAACAACGTCGAACTTGAAAAAACTGTCAATGAAATAATGGAGGATATAATGGGACGGCTCATGGAGAGGATGGAGGCGAAGATGAAAATCTAAAGGGTGCCTTTATCTTCCATATCCCCACCAGCCTTCCGGAGCCCCACGTTGCCTGAATCTCGAAGACAACAACCATGTCCCGGTAGACGTCTATCACGTTGAACGTGTTCCCGTACGGATTTCTATGGAGCTCCCAGCTTATGGAACCTGAATTGACGATGGGCGTTTTCTCGACTTTGAGCCCGAAAGAGTTGCCTCCGTGGCCGGTCAGCACGAGGTTCGCTTCCCTCTTTGTAATAACGCGAAGGACATCACCAGCATCCTCCAGGAATCCGACCTCTCTGCTTTTGGGTATGGGGACTATGTTGTGGTGCATGACTACGACGGTAAAGCTCTCCCTGTACTCTTCGAGGCGCACTGCGAGCTTTCTCTGGCCTATCCTTCCCACGACGCCTATGGGCGTCTCGTACTGAGCACTTATGACCGGGATGAACGTGAAGCCGCCCAGCTCCTTTATCTCCGGCTCACCGAAGTACTCAAGGAAGAGGTCGTAGCCCAGATAGGTTATGTCGTTGTGGCCCGGGACGATCAGCTTTTCCGCTTTTACCCTCTCATAGAACTCGTAGGCCTTCTCGTAGTAGCGCTCTATTCCCATATCCACGACGTCGCCACAGTGGATCACAATGTCCGGCTTCAGCTTTTCATTTATCGTCCTGATAGCGTTCTCCAGAACCTTTCTCCTGAAGTATATCCTGTCCGAGACGTTGCTCTCGCTCATCTGGATTATCCTGATGAGCCTTTTACCCTTTGGGACGAAGAGCTTTGGCTTCACGGGCCTGTGCTCTTTTACCACCTGCTCGCCTGTGACGCGCTTTATCCTCACCTCTATCCTTCCGTCATCGTAAAGTGTTATGACGTTGTAGCTGTTGACGTCGCCCTTGCGGGTTTTCCTGCAGGAGGTACAGCCCGCGTTGTCCACCACCATGTCCTCGATGCGGTAGACGTTGGGGACGTGTTTATGTCCGCAGGTGTAGAGGTTAACCTCGTGCCTGAGGAGGAGGTCAAGAACGTCACCTGCATTGAAGAGCACGTTCCTTTCCCTTCCCGTGTCCGGAAGGGGCACGAGGTGATGGTGTGAGGCCACTATCTTAAACTTCCTGTCCGAGTACTCCTCCAGCTTTTTCTTCAGCCATCTGAACTTGTGGCCGCCAACGCGGCCGTCGCTTAAGTCCGGAATCGTGGAGTCGACCCATATCACGACGCCGTCTTTGAACTCAAAGACTCCGTTCAGCGGTCCGATGAACCTTTCAAATAGCGTATAGCCGACGTTCCTGACATCGTGGTTGCCAGGAATGACAACCAGCGGCTTCTGGATTTTTCTGAGTTCATAGGCCGCCCTCTCGTACTCCTCCCTCAGTCCCTGGTTGGTGACATCTCCGGTGTGGATGACGAAGTCGAAGTCGGCCCTGTTTATTTCGTTGACTATGAGGTCGTAGGCGTACCCCTTGTAGGCACTCTCGCCCGTTATGTGGGTGTCGCTTATGTGGGCTATTCTTATCATGGCTATCACTCAGCCGCTATGGCTGTCTCAAGCCTTCTCCTGCTGGCGGTGAGGAGGTCGCTCAGGCTGAATATTCCGACTATCTCCCCATCCTCCTCGATGAGCATGTGCTTGATGCCCTTCTTTGCCATCAAATCCAGGACTTCCCTGAGTGGAGTGTTGGAGTCGACGCTTATCAGCTCCCCGCTCATTATTTCCCTCACGGGGGTTGTGTTGGGGAGCCCGGGGATCACGACCCTCCGTATAACGTCGCTCTTCGTGAAGAAGCCTATGACCTTGCCATTCTCCACGACGACAAGGGAACCTATGTCGAACTCCACCATGACCTCACAGGCCCGCCGTATGCTATCGTTTGGCTCAACGCCGATGAGCTTTCTCGTCATGTAGACTTTAATAGGGGCGTTTGTGTCCATCCCACCACCCAAAATAAAAATGGGGGAACATCGTATATAACGTTTCACAGGTGGACGGTCTCAACCTCAAATGTATCCTCGCGGATGCGCACGCAGAATGCCGTTTCGTTTGGAACCACCTCGTATTCCGCCGGATAGTAGAGCTCCAGGGTTGATGAGACCACCGCGAAGAGGTTCTCCCTTCTCAGGAGCAGAAGCTTGCCGTAGTCGTAGTTCAGGGAGTTCTCCATGTAGCTCTCACTCATCCTTGCCGTAATAAACGCGATGAAGTCTCCCCCCGAGCGGTGGAAGAGGGTCACGGTGTTGAAGAGGGACTTTGTGGTCTCCTCGATTGTCCTGTAGTGGACCAGCAGGTTGCTCAGGGTCGGGCTCTGGAGCCTTCTGCAGAGGTATGCTCCAAAGACGTAGGTGTCCGAGACGTTTTCAAGCTCCTTCTCATCGAGGTCGGCCAGCTCTATGATGCGGGACTTGTCAAGGTCGCCGTTGTGGAGGAGCCAGAATGTAAAGCCGTGCCTTGAGGAGAATGCAAAGGGCTGGACGTTGAAGAGGCTCTTAACGCCCTGAGACGCCGCCCGGGAGTGCACCATAAGCGTCACAAAACCTGTGAGCTCATCCCGCAGGGCCTTCACAGCTTCGGCGTCCTCGAATATGGGCCTCATCGACCGGTAGTGCCTCACGGTTCCATCTTTCAGGAGCACGTAGCCCCAGCCGTCGCGGTGTTGCTTTCCCCTCCCGCGTTTTTCCTTGTACGGGTCATTTTCAGATGCTTTGACTATCGCGTCAAGGAGAGGGACGATTTCTCTACCCTCCCCGGTGGCGAAGAGTATTCGACACATGTTTTTCACCGAGGGTTAATTCTCGGGTGTCCCCAAAAGCTTTTAGGTCTCGGAGAGTAAGAAACCCCATGCTGCTGAGGGAGATTAAACGAAGGGCACTGGATATAATAGACGAGGACTTCCGGTTAATCGACTTCTCCTTTGCACTTCCGTACAGCTACGTTCTCATCGAAGGGAAGCGCGGTTTAGCGCTGGGCGTGGCCATGACACTGCCCGAAGAGGTTGGCAGGTATCAAAACTCAATCAAAGAACCCTCACTGGAGGGATTTATCCACAAGGCAGACAGCCTCAACGTGATCGAAAGGACCCTTGGGGTTGCCGCCATAAACGCCCTTTCCCAGTACCTCCTGAATGTATCAAACGCCCCGAAGGGAGATGTTGTTGAACTTCTGGAGGATGATGTTGAAAAGGTCGCGGTCATTGGAAACATGCCCCCGGTTGTTTCGAGCCTTCGTGAGAGGGGATTCGAGGTTCTGGTTTTTGAGCGGAATCCCAAGCTCTGGGACAGAGAAACATTAAGCGATGCCCTTGAGTACTGGCTCCTTCCGGAGGTGGATGCCCTCATAGTCAGCGGCTCGGCAGTAGTCAACGGAACCCTCGACATGATGCTGGACAGGGCGAAGAGGGCCAAGCTATTTGTCCTTACCGGCCCAAGTGCCCAGCTCCTCCCGGATTTCCTGAGGGGCACAGGAGTAACACACCTTGCATCGATGAACGTTGTGGACGTCAAGTCTGCCCTCGTGAGGCTCAAACTCGGCTCCTTCAGGGGTTTTGAGGCGGGGAGCAGAAAGTACGTTCTGGAGGTATGAGCATGGAGGAGCTCAGGGAAGCCGTGCTCAACGTTCTCAGGAAGGTGCGCGCTCACAGGAGCCTCTACGTCAGGAACGAAGAGGCAGTAAAACAGCACCTCATCGGTGAGATTTTTCAGGCGCTCGGCTGGGACTGGAACAACCCGGAGGAGGTTCGGCCGGAGGAGAGAACCGAGGATGGAAGGGCCGACTACGCCCTTATCCTGGACGGAGAGGTCTTTGCCTACGTCGAGGCAAAGAACATGGGTGTGAACATCTTGAAAAGGGACGAGCCGCTCCGCCAGCTGGCTAGGTACTGCTTCAACTCCGGTGTTGGGTACGGGATTCTCACGAATGGCACGGTCTGGATAGTGGTCAAGGCATTTGAGCAGGGGTCCCGCCTCTGGGACAGGGTTCTGGTTGCTGTAAACATTGAGGAGGAGCCCCCCGAGAGGGCTGTTCTCAAGCTCTCCCTGCTCTCCAAATCAAAGATAAGGAACATTGAGAGGCTTTCTTCCCTGTTCAAGGCGCTGGAGCTGAGCTTTGAGGGGCTGAGGAGGGAGGGTTATTCGGAAAAGACCCTCGTTGAGTATCTGACCTCCCGCGAGGGCTCCACGACGATCCCTGTGGGGGGACTCCGGGGGGACGAAGAGCCCAAGGCGGCTTACGTATATGATAACGGCTGGAAGCTCCTGCCCCTACCAGAGAATAGCATCAAAGGCGTTCTCCTTGCGGTTCTGCTGTACATGGAGAAGAAATCGTCGGGTTACCAGCGGGAGGAGATAAGAAAGGCCTACGAGCACCTCAGAACGCTTAGGCTAGACCCAAAAACGGCCCTGGAGATACTCCGGAAGCTTGAGGAAGAGGAAAGGCTGAGAATAGCCGTGGAGCTTTAGACGACCTTCCAGAGCTCGTCGCTTTCGGGCCTCTCAAGAGGCCTCTCCCTTCCATTCTCGACGATTACCTTTACACCCGGGTCTTCCACGAACTCACCTATGACTGCGGCGTTTATGCCCTTCCTCCTCAGGGCATTGACGACTGCATCGACCCTTTCTTTGGGTGCGGCTATCATCAGGGTTCCGGAGCTTATCAGTGCCAGCGGGTCCAGGTTGTAGAACCCGCATATCTTCAGAGTCTCTTCCCTGATGGGAATCCTCTCCCGGTAAACGCGGAAGCCTATCCCTGCGGCATCCGCCATCTCGTGGAGCCCGTTGGCTATGCCTCCTTCCGTCGGGTCGTGCATGGCATGGACGCCGACCTCGTTGGCCGTGAGTGCATCTTCCACAACGCTTATCATCTCGATGAAAGACCTGGCTTTTTCCACGAACTCCCTACCGAAGGCCCTCTCCAGCTCTCCGCTTCTCTCGCTGGCTATTATCGACGTCCCCTCAAGGCCGGCCCATTTGGTGACGATAATGGCATCCCCCGGCTTGGCTCCATTGGAGGTTACGAGCTTCTCCCTCTCAACCTCCCCGAGCATCGTTCCTACCACTATCGGCCTCTCCAGGCCGGGAGTTACCTCGGTGTGACCGCCGACTATGGCAACCCCGAGCTTCGATGCACTCTCGTGGAGCTCGCGCATTATCTCTGTGAGGAGACTCTCATCGGCGCCCTCTGGGAGGAGTATGCTCACCAGAAACCACTTTGGTTTCGCTCCAAACGTAGCTACGTCGTTGGCGTTAATATGGACTGCGTAGAAGCCTATCCCCTTTTCAGCCCCCGTTATCGGGTCTGTCGATGCCACGAGAATGGAAGAACCGAAATCAATGGCGGCGGCATCTATGCCCAGGTCGGCGCCGATTATAACCCTCTCCCCTCTAGCCCCGAGATGGTTAAAAACCAGCTCCCTGAGCTTCTCCGGAGGGATTTTACCTGGAGGCAGCATTTCAGACTTCCTCAAGCTTCTTCTTGACTTCCTCGGTGTGTCTCTTGGTCTCCTCCAGTGTGTTCCTCAGCTGGGCGAGCTCAAGTTTGAGCTCCCCGAGTGTCTTGTTCATCTGATAGAAGGCGAAGACCATTATTGCGATCAGAATGAGCCCGAGGGTTATGCTTATCCACCCGCTCGGGGTCGATGCGTATGGCATTATCACACCTCCTTAAGGTTCTTTATAGTCTCATTATCAACGACGAACTTAAACGGCTTTGCCCGGTAGTACTTCTTTGCCCTGGGGTCGTTGGGCTCCAGACGGAGCTCGCTC
This window of the Thermococcus thermotolerans genome carries:
- a CDS encoding AIR synthase family protein; translation: MLPPGKIPPEKLRELVFNHLGARGERVIIGADLGIDAAAIDFGSSILVASTDPITGAEKGIGFYAVHINANDVATFGAKPKWFLVSILLPEGADESLLTEIMRELHESASKLGVAIVGGHTEVTPGLERPIVVGTMLGEVEREKLVTSNGAKPGDAIIVTKWAGLEGTSIIASERSGELERAFGREFVEKARSFIEMISVVEDALTANEVGVHAMHDPTEGGIANGLHEMADAAGIGFRVYRERIPIREETLKICGFYNLDPLALISSGTLMIAAPKERVDAVVNALRRKGINAAVIGEFVEDPGVKVIVENGRERPLERPESDELWKVV
- a CDS encoding type I restriction endonuclease produces the protein MEELREAVLNVLRKVRAHRSLYVRNEEAVKQHLIGEIFQALGWDWNNPEEVRPEERTEDGRADYALILDGEVFAYVEAKNMGVNILKRDEPLRQLARYCFNSGVGYGILTNGTVWIVVKAFEQGSRLWDRVLVAVNIEEEPPERAVLKLSLLSKSKIRNIERLSSLFKALELSFEGLRREGYSEKTLVEYLTSREGSTTIPVGGLRGDEEPKAAYVYDNGWKLLPLPENSIKGVLLAVLLYMEKKSSGYQREEIRKAYEHLRTLRLDPKTALEILRKLEEEERLRIAVEL
- a CDS encoding Rossmann-like domain-containing protein, coding for MLLREIKRRALDIIDEDFRLIDFSFALPYSYVLIEGKRGLALGVAMTLPEEVGRYQNSIKEPSLEGFIHKADSLNVIERTLGVAAINALSQYLLNVSNAPKGDVVELLEDDVEKVAVIGNMPPVVSSLRERGFEVLVFERNPKLWDRETLSDALEYWLLPEVDALIVSGSAVVNGTLDMMLDRAKRAKLFVLTGPSAQLLPDFLRGTGVTHLASMNVVDVKSALVRLKLGSFRGFEAGSRKYVLEV